Genomic window (Microbacterium oxydans):
CGGCACGCCAGGCGCCGACCACGAGCAGCACGACCGTGATGACGGCCTGGCCGATCCGGATCGATCCGACCAGGCTCGCCCAGGTGCGGGCGGGCGACGGCGGCGACGACTCGGTGGGCGGCATGGTCACATTCTTCCCCCGACCCGGCTGCGGCGCCTCCATCGTTCGGTCGATCCGCCGGAGGATGAGGGGTTCCGGCCAGCGGGGTTCCGACAGACCCTCCCCCGATGCGACGCCCGCGCGTAGCGTCGGAACCACGGCCGCGGATCCGTCCGCGGCCACGACGAAAGGACAGCTCATGCACACACGCACTCTCGGACAGGGCCTCCGGGTCTCGGCGGTCGGACTCGGCTGCATGGGCATGTCGCAGAGCTACGGGCCCAACCCCGGCAGCCGCGACGACATGATCGCGGTGCTGCGCTCGGCGGTCGACCACGGCGTGGACTTCTTCGACACCGCCGAGGTGTACGGACCGTACGTGAACGAGGAGCTCGTCGGCGAGGCACTCGAGCCGATCCGCGACCGCGTCGTGATCGCGACGAAGTTCGGGTGGGACATCCAGGACGGGAAGAGCGTCGGGCTGAACAGCCGTCCCGCGCAGATCCGCCGAGTGGCCGAGGCCTCGCTGCGGAGCCTGCGCACCGACGTGATCGACCTCTTCTACCAGCACCGCGTCGACCCCGACGTGCCGATCGAAGACGTCGCCGGCACCGTCGGCGAACTGATCGCCGAGGGGAAGGTGCGCCACTTCGGGCTCTCGGAGGCGTCGGCCGACACCATCCGCCGCGCGCATGCCGTGCACCCGGTCACCGCCCTGCAGAGCGAGTACTCGCTGTGGACCCGCGAGCC
Coding sequences:
- a CDS encoding aldo/keto reductase yields the protein MHTRTLGQGLRVSAVGLGCMGMSQSYGPNPGSRDDMIAVLRSAVDHGVDFFDTAEVYGPYVNEELVGEALEPIRDRVVIATKFGWDIQDGKSVGLNSRPAQIRRVAEASLRSLRTDVIDLFYQHRVDPDVPIEDVAGTVGELIAEGKVRHFGLSEASADTIRRAHAVHPVTALQSEYSLWTREPEAEVLPVLAELGIGFVPFSPLGKGFLTGTVDTTADFAAGDIRATIPRFTAENRAANRALVAHVAELAAAKDATPGQIALAWLLAQQPWIVPIPGTRRTTRIAENAGSTAVALSADEVADLSALATRIGVAGDRYNPQQMAFVDR